A region of Paenibacillus thiaminolyticus DNA encodes the following proteins:
- a CDS encoding glycerophosphodiester phosphodiesterase, whose translation MTRKFPMVGAHTGGGAAPDNTLESFWEGVQSGADIVEIDLRAAADGTAVLLHDASPLLRQYTYEQLNRVENRIQLSPVYEHRDIVKLDHIFDIAEQQSIKLNLDIKNEETVAPAMECVLRHGMENQVFVTGCSTGIAGNYKGIRVVYNTPDELSEADIADYGAFAQRICDEALQYGAYGLNMDYRTCRRELVEAAHERQLAVWVYTVNAADELKRYIGMGVDAITTRRPLALLELKPSAGR comes from the coding sequence GTGACACGAAAATTTCCTATGGTTGGCGCGCATACCGGGGGAGGAGCGGCTCCGGACAATACGCTGGAGTCCTTCTGGGAAGGTGTGCAATCGGGTGCCGATATCGTCGAGATTGATCTGAGGGCGGCCGCGGACGGCACCGCCGTTCTGCTGCACGACGCGTCCCCGTTGCTGCGCCAGTATACGTATGAGCAATTGAACCGGGTGGAGAACCGGATTCAATTAAGCCCTGTCTATGAACATCGGGATATCGTGAAGCTCGACCACATTTTCGACATCGCCGAGCAGCAGAGCATCAAGCTCAATCTGGATATCAAAAATGAGGAAACGGTGGCTCCTGCGATGGAATGCGTTCTCCGGCACGGCATGGAGAATCAGGTGTTCGTAACGGGGTGCAGCACAGGGATTGCAGGCAATTATAAAGGGATCCGCGTCGTATACAATACGCCGGATGAGTTAAGCGAAGCGGATATCGCCGATTATGGGGCGTTCGCGCAGCGGATATGCGACGAAGCGCTGCAATACGGCGCCTACGGATTGAACATGGATTACCGGACATGCCGCAGGGAGCTGGTGGAAGCGGCGCATGAGCGTCAATTGGCGGTCTGGGTGTATACGGTGAACGCGGCAGATGAATTGAAGCGATATATCGGTATGGGTGTCGATGCGATTACGACGCGAAGACCTCTTGCGCTGCTGGAATTGAAGCCGTCGGCCGGACGATAA
- a CDS encoding DMT family transporter yields MNIHWIKVFIAAFFEVFWVIGLKYASNVWEWIGTIIAIIISFYIMIMAGKKLPVGTVYAVFVGLGTAGTVFSDIVFFGEPFSVPKVLLILLLLGGVIGLKMVTKEKGEEGAAS; encoded by the coding sequence TTGAATATTCATTGGATCAAAGTATTTATCGCTGCATTTTTTGAAGTGTTTTGGGTCATTGGCTTGAAGTATGCCAGCAATGTATGGGAATGGATAGGCACAATCATTGCCATTATCATCAGCTTCTACATCATGATTATGGCGGGAAAGAAGCTGCCGGTGGGCACCGTATATGCGGTGTTCGTCGGCCTCGGTACCGCCGGAACGGTATTCTCCGATATTGTCTTCTTCGGCGAACCGTTCAGCGTCCCGAAGGTTCTCCTTATTCTCTTGCTCCTGGGCGGAGTCATTGGTCTGAAAATGGTTACGAAGGAGAAGGGCGAGGAAGGAGCTGCGTCATAA
- the argS gene encoding arginine--tRNA ligase, translating to MLKHDTAELLQPFVQLPMEELLRSLELPPKPELGDYAYPCFPLAKQRRQAPHQIAAAIATQVNEQGGDGVRAEAAGGYVNLYFDPAAQVPKLLERMLQPDYGRLQTGSGKRVVIDMSSPNIAKPFGIGHLRSTVIGNALANLYKQAGYEVEKVNHLGDWGTQFGKLIAAYKHWGDEEALRRQPIEESLKLYVKFHEEAEQQPELEDEAREWFRKLEQGDAETQALWSYFVDVSMEEFNRVYERLGVQFDHVLGESFYNDKMGAVVERLTELNLLEESDGAMVVRLDEEGMPPCLILKSNGTTIYPTRDLATAIYRKEVMGADKLLYVVGAEQQLHFRQVYAVLRKMGYAWAEDCEHVAFGLMTFNGKKMSTRRGKVVFLDEVLNEAVGKAMAIVEEKNPQSPDKKSIAEAIGVGAIVFGDVKNSRMLSVDFQLDEALRFEGETAPYMQYTYARTLRLLEKGQEMNGTGAQDGAQDADEAASAPLQGLHLSGPEAWACVKTLSLFEETVAAAVQHNEPSLFVRMLLEVAKQFNRFYHNEPILVADPEARRAKLALTAAVSRILRQGLHIIGIQTPARI from the coding sequence ATGTTAAAACACGATACAGCCGAGCTGCTGCAACCCTTCGTGCAATTGCCGATGGAGGAGCTGCTGCGCAGTCTGGAGCTGCCGCCGAAGCCGGAACTGGGCGATTATGCGTATCCTTGCTTTCCGTTGGCGAAGCAGCGGAGACAAGCCCCGCACCAGATTGCGGCCGCGATCGCTACGCAGGTGAACGAGCAGGGCGGGGACGGCGTCCGCGCCGAAGCGGCTGGCGGATATGTCAATCTGTACTTCGATCCGGCCGCGCAGGTGCCGAAGCTGCTCGAGCGCATGCTCCAGCCCGATTATGGACGCTTGCAGACCGGATCCGGCAAGCGAGTCGTCATTGACATGTCGTCCCCGAATATCGCGAAGCCGTTCGGCATCGGGCATTTGCGTTCCACCGTTATCGGCAACGCGCTGGCCAATCTGTATAAGCAGGCCGGGTATGAGGTGGAAAAGGTGAATCATCTCGGTGATTGGGGCACCCAATTCGGCAAGCTGATCGCGGCCTACAAGCATTGGGGTGATGAAGAGGCGCTCCGCCGCCAGCCGATTGAAGAGAGTCTGAAGCTGTATGTGAAGTTCCATGAGGAAGCGGAGCAGCAGCCGGAACTGGAGGACGAGGCGCGCGAATGGTTCCGCAAGCTGGAGCAGGGAGATGCGGAGACGCAGGCCTTATGGTCGTATTTTGTCGATGTGAGCATGGAGGAATTCAACCGGGTGTATGAGCGGCTGGGCGTTCAGTTCGATCATGTGCTCGGCGAGAGCTTTTACAATGACAAGATGGGGGCGGTCGTAGAGCGGCTGACGGAACTGAACCTGCTGGAAGAGAGCGATGGCGCCATGGTCGTCCGTCTTGATGAGGAAGGTATGCCCCCTTGTCTTATTCTGAAATCGAACGGCACGACCATCTATCCGACACGCGATCTGGCTACGGCGATCTACCGGAAGGAAGTGATGGGCGCCGACAAGCTGCTGTATGTGGTCGGTGCAGAGCAGCAGCTTCATTTCCGCCAAGTGTATGCGGTGCTTCGTAAGATGGGGTATGCCTGGGCGGAGGATTGCGAGCATGTCGCTTTCGGCTTAATGACCTTCAACGGCAAGAAGATGTCGACGCGAAGAGGCAAGGTTGTCTTTCTGGATGAAGTGCTGAATGAGGCGGTCGGCAAGGCGATGGCGATCGTCGAGGAGAAGAACCCGCAGTCTCCGGACAAAAAGAGCATCGCGGAGGCGATCGGTGTTGGAGCGATCGTGTTCGGCGACGTGAAGAACAGCCGGATGCTGAGTGTGGACTTCCAGCTGGACGAGGCGCTGCGCTTCGAAGGGGAGACCGCCCCTTATATGCAGTACACGTACGCCCGCACACTGCGTTTGTTGGAGAAGGGGCAGGAGATGAACGGAACGGGTGCACAGGACGGTGCACAGGATGCTGACGAAGCAGCCTCTGCGCCGCTTCAGGGCCTGCACCTGTCCGGCCCGGAAGCATGGGCCTGTGTGAAGACACTGTCTCTGTTCGAGGAAACGGTAGCAGCCGCCGTCCAGCACAATGAGCCTTCGCTGTTCGTACGCATGCTGCTGGAAGTGGCGAAGCAGTTCAACCGTTTCTATCACAATGAGCCGATTCTGGTGGCTGATCCGGAAGCGAGAAGAGCGAAGCTGGCGCTGACCGCCGCCGTCTCCCGCATCCTCCGTCAAGGGCTCCACATTATCGGAATTCAGACGCCCGCACGAATTTAG
- a CDS encoding TetR/AcrR family transcriptional regulator — MTANRILGAALEHFAESGYEGAALSDIARQVGIRTPSIYAHFKNKDDLFLSVIDKAVADQLERLAAYFAQQGEQNTIQDQLYGLVIDYEERYKSDSNVKFLLRMMFFPPPPLLEPVMERVNGYLDEMERMLAGVCEQGMANGQLAKLDLNTVTAAFMCLLDGVLVEMLLGGPVRFKKRLDASWTMFRRSISP; from the coding sequence ATGACGGCTAATCGTATTTTGGGAGCCGCACTGGAGCATTTCGCAGAGAGCGGCTACGAAGGAGCTGCTTTGTCCGATATCGCCCGTCAGGTCGGTATTCGAACGCCATCGATTTACGCGCATTTCAAGAATAAGGATGATCTATTCTTGAGTGTCATCGACAAGGCGGTAGCGGATCAATTGGAACGGCTGGCGGCTTATTTTGCTCAACAGGGGGAGCAGAATACCATTCAGGATCAGTTGTATGGGCTGGTTATCGATTACGAGGAACGGTATAAGAGCGACAGTAATGTGAAATTCCTGCTTCGCATGATGTTCTTCCCGCCGCCGCCTCTGCTGGAGCCGGTTATGGAGCGGGTGAATGGCTACCTGGACGAGATGGAACGCATGCTGGCCGGAGTGTGCGAACAGGGGATGGCGAACGGGCAACTGGCCAAGCTTGACTTGAATACCGTCACCGCCGCCTTCATGTGCTTGCTGGACGGGGTGCTGGTGGAGATGCTGTTGGGCGGCCCGGTGCGTTTCAAGAAGAGACTGGATGCATCGTGGACGATGTTCCGGCGGAGCATCTCCCCGTAA
- a CDS encoding CoA-disulfide reductase, with product MKQRKIVIVGGVAGGATAAARLRRLDEHAEIIMFERGEYISYANCGLPYYIGGVIPKRQSLLVQTPQGMSKRFRLDIRTEQEVTAIDRERHIVSIRNGKTGEEYEESYDTLILSPGAKPIVPPIEGLNEAKQTFTLRSIPDTDRIKAYVDETSPQQAVIIGGGFIGLEMADSLAHRGIAVTVVEMADQVMAPLDPEMAAIVHHHLREKGIELILGDGVSAFQDEGRSIVLASGRVLPTDMTILSIGVRPENELARSAGLALGERGGILVDEYLRTADPDIWAIGDAIEVKDYIHGTPAMVPLAWPANRQGRLVADNIYGKGQSYRGTLGTAVAKVFDLTVAVAGSNAKTLQKLGVPYESVHIHPASHAGYYPGGSPISLKLTFHPETGAIYGVQGVGMQGVDKRIDVVATAIKGKLTVHDLPDLELAYAPPYSSAKDPVNMLGYVASHVVDGDVKVVHYDQIDRMVREGACLIDVRESAEREAGYIEGSIHIPLGDLRSRLDELPQDRPIVVSCQVGLRGYLATRILDQHGFESMNLSGGYKTYAAYYGSRNPATACAK from the coding sequence ATGAAACAGCGCAAAATTGTGATTGTCGGCGGAGTCGCGGGCGGCGCGACGGCGGCTGCCCGGCTGCGACGTCTGGACGAGCATGCGGAGATCATCATGTTCGAGCGAGGGGAGTATATTTCGTACGCGAACTGCGGGCTTCCCTATTATATTGGAGGCGTCATTCCGAAGCGGCAGTCTTTGCTCGTGCAGACCCCCCAAGGCATGTCGAAGCGGTTCCGGCTCGATATTCGGACAGAGCAGGAAGTAACGGCCATCGATCGGGAGCGCCATATTGTCTCCATTCGGAATGGCAAGACGGGGGAGGAGTACGAGGAATCGTATGATACGTTGATTCTGTCTCCGGGGGCGAAGCCTATCGTGCCGCCGATCGAAGGGTTGAACGAGGCGAAGCAGACGTTCACCCTGCGAAGCATCCCGGATACGGACCGGATTAAGGCATATGTTGACGAGACGTCGCCGCAGCAGGCCGTTATTATCGGCGGCGGCTTCATCGGCCTGGAGATGGCGGACAGTCTGGCCCACCGCGGCATCGCGGTGACCGTCGTGGAAATGGCCGATCAAGTCATGGCTCCGCTCGATCCGGAAATGGCAGCCATCGTGCACCATCATCTGCGGGAAAAAGGAATTGAGCTTATACTGGGAGACGGGGTCAGCGCGTTCCAGGACGAGGGGCGTTCCATCGTTCTCGCCAGCGGGCGCGTGCTGCCGACAGATATGACGATTCTGTCCATCGGTGTCCGGCCGGAGAATGAGCTTGCCCGTTCGGCCGGGCTGGCGCTCGGCGAGAGAGGCGGCATTCTCGTCGATGAATATTTGCGCACGGCGGATCCTGACATTTGGGCCATCGGCGACGCGATTGAAGTGAAGGATTATATTCACGGCACGCCGGCGATGGTGCCGCTCGCCTGGCCGGCGAACCGACAGGGCAGACTGGTCGCAGATAACATATACGGGAAGGGCCAGTCATACCGGGGCACGCTCGGGACCGCGGTGGCGAAGGTGTTCGATCTGACGGTTGCGGTGGCAGGCAGTAATGCGAAGACGCTCCAGAAGCTGGGCGTACCGTATGAATCCGTTCATATTCATCCGGCTTCTCATGCCGGGTACTACCCTGGCGGATCTCCTATCTCGCTCAAGCTGACCTTCCATCCGGAGACCGGCGCCATTTACGGAGTTCAGGGCGTCGGCATGCAGGGGGTGGACAAGCGGATCGACGTAGTCGCCACCGCCATCAAGGGCAAGCTGACCGTGCATGATCTGCCCGATCTCGAATTGGCCTATGCTCCTCCCTATTCGTCGGCGAAGGATCCGGTCAATATGCTAGGCTATGTCGCCTCGCATGTCGTCGACGGCGATGTGAAGGTTGTTCACTACGACCAGATCGACCGGATGGTGCGCGAGGGTGCCTGCCTCATCGATGTGCGGGAATCCGCCGAGCGGGAAGCAGGCTATATCGAAGGCTCAATCCATATTCCGCTTGGCGATCTGCGCAGCCGGCTGGATGAGCTGCCGCAGGATCGGCCGATTGTCGTTAGCTGCCAGGTCGGGCTGCGCGGCTATCTGGCGACCCGCATCCTGGATCAGCACGGCTTCGAGAGCATGAATCTGAGCGGCGGGTACAAGACGTATGCGGCTTACTATGGGAGCCGTAATCCGGCAACCGCCTGCGCGAAGTAA
- a CDS encoding rhodanese-like domain-containing protein has protein sequence MFGWLFKSRANKSSSITAQQLEALLPLQDAVIVDVREPAEYSQGHIPSALNRPLSRLAAKVSGIPQGKKLYVICQSGMRSARAAGLLRRHGYADVVNVRGGMNRWTGPRK, from the coding sequence ATGTTCGGATGGTTATTCAAGTCACGAGCGAACAAGTCTTCTTCGATAACGGCGCAGCAGCTGGAAGCGCTGCTGCCGCTGCAGGATGCGGTCATCGTCGATGTGCGCGAGCCTGCGGAGTATTCCCAAGGCCATATTCCGTCCGCACTGAACCGGCCTCTGTCCCGGCTTGCGGCTAAGGTGAGCGGCATCCCGCAGGGGAAGAAGCTATATGTCATCTGCCAGAGCGGGATGCGAAGCGCCCGGGCGGCAGGGCTGCTGCGGCGGCATGGTTATGCGGATGTCGTCAATGTGCGCGGCGGCATGAACCGGTGGACGGGACCGCGGAAATAA
- a CDS encoding SMP-30/gluconolactonase/LRE family protein — protein MKAELSYDARAELGEGPVWDERTQRLYWVDITGRAIHFAEPASGKRETLAMPSYVGAVALTESGRRLLCVLQDGFYFVHPDTKEVDRIGEPVLRTGQMRFNDAKCDPAGRLVAGTLSLFDGKLSLSKGEGEASLYRLDPDGRVVILREGITLSNGMGWSPDGGTMYYIDTPTMRVDAFDYDVGRGELGNRRPVIRISDGEGIPDGMTVDADGMVWVAHWGGARITRWNPETGAQLAAVPIPAANTTSLCFGGPSYRELYVTTARTGMKVEQLEQQPYAGGVFRVEPGVAGLPPSRFDDRLLP, from the coding sequence ATGAAAGCGGAGCTGTCATATGACGCCAGAGCGGAGCTCGGCGAAGGGCCGGTATGGGATGAACGCACGCAGCGCCTGTACTGGGTTGATATTACGGGAAGAGCGATCCATTTTGCAGAGCCTGCATCCGGGAAGCGGGAGACGCTCGCCATGCCGAGCTATGTCGGCGCGGTCGCCTTGACGGAATCGGGACGCCGACTTCTGTGCGTGCTGCAGGACGGGTTCTATTTTGTTCATCCGGATACGAAGGAGGTTGACCGCATCGGCGAGCCGGTTCTCCGTACGGGACAGATGCGGTTCAATGACGCGAAATGCGATCCGGCGGGACGTCTGGTAGCAGGGACGCTAAGCCTGTTCGATGGAAAGCTGAGCCTGTCCAAGGGAGAAGGGGAAGCTTCCCTGTACCGGCTGGACCCGGATGGCAGAGTCGTCATACTGCGGGAAGGCATCACGCTGTCGAACGGGATGGGCTGGAGTCCGGACGGCGGAACGATGTATTATATCGATACCCCGACGATGCGGGTCGACGCATTCGACTATGATGTGGGGCGCGGCGAGCTCGGCAACCGCCGTCCCGTCATCCGCATCTCCGATGGAGAAGGGATTCCCGACGGGATGACCGTCGACGCCGATGGTATGGTATGGGTAGCCCATTGGGGAGGAGCGCGGATTACGCGCTGGAATCCGGAGACGGGAGCGCAGCTTGCAGCCGTGCCGATTCCGGCGGCGAATACGACCTCGCTCTGCTTCGGCGGCCCGTCGTACCGCGAGCTGTACGTCACGACAGCACGCACAGGGATGAAGGTGGAGCAGCTCGAGCAGCAGCCCTATGCGGGCGGCGTGTTCCGCGTCGAGCCCGGAGTGGCCGGACTGCCCCCGAGCCGCTTCGATGACCGGCTGCTGCCGTGA
- a CDS encoding HAD family hydrolase, which translates to MIKAILFDFDGLILDTETTEFIAFQEICRQYDYEMPLDVWSQWTGSTDSVQRACRHLEQVIGTPLDHDEIQSRHGEVFRGIIATADLLPGVVEKLEEGKRRGLRIGLATSAHYDWAVGYVKKYGLLDYFDCIRTKEDVIRSKPDPQIYREALAGLSIQPQEAITFEDSLFGLQAAKAAGVYCVMVPNALTQGFTFEQADLRLQSLLEMNLEQIIARVTRH; encoded by the coding sequence GTGATTAAAGCAATCTTGTTTGATTTTGACGGACTTATTCTGGATACGGAAACGACCGAATTTATCGCTTTTCAAGAAATATGCAGGCAATATGATTATGAGATGCCCCTGGACGTATGGAGTCAATGGACGGGATCGACCGACTCGGTGCAGCGCGCTTGCCGCCATTTGGAACAGGTGATCGGTACTCCGCTTGATCACGACGAGATTCAGTCCCGCCACGGAGAAGTCTTTCGCGGCATAATCGCCACGGCAGACTTGTTGCCGGGCGTCGTTGAGAAGCTGGAGGAGGGCAAGCGGCGCGGCCTGCGGATCGGATTGGCGACCAGCGCCCATTATGATTGGGCCGTCGGCTATGTGAAGAAGTACGGGCTTCTGGATTATTTCGATTGCATTCGCACGAAGGAGGACGTGATCCGCTCCAAGCCGGATCCCCAAATCTATCGCGAGGCCCTAGCCGGACTGAGCATCCAGCCGCAGGAGGCGATCACGTTCGAGGATTCGTTGTTCGGGCTCCAGGCCGCCAAAGCCGCGGGCGTCTATTGCGTTATGGTGCCGAATGCGCTCACACAAGGATTTACGTTTGAGCAAGCCGATTTGCGGCTGCAGTCGCTCCTTGAGATGAATCTGGAGCAGATCATTGCCCGCGTGACTCGGCACTAA
- a CDS encoding TIGR03943 family putative permease subunit, whose protein sequence is MSIQKRPWRQALVYLLQSVTMFAWSLFILSLFWQDKVQYYIAPRMEIWVQWGTAALYVLAAFQLYRSLILFFSPEDGGGHAGCGCDHHPGGFRLGRQAGWSLVFVLPLAAAVLLPVSSLGSAMAEKKGVQYSIAQERTGGQEQKRMPGTVERSSGTQADGTPASELPLVMVDSPGATRQEAGEPGAAGQAVQQEEEMLWDGRFPYDRYTMIYAKHAAKLVQEKKIEIPEKLFIETITTLDLYKEQFQGKTVTLRGFVHRGEGMGQNRFAVVRFALECCAADAFPYGIMTEVPAAGRFTDDSWVEVTGTLSKLKLDEDTEVMKLEADNAGIRLIEAPQDPYVYMNPDFYFDKK, encoded by the coding sequence ATGTCCATACAGAAGCGCCCATGGCGGCAGGCGCTGGTCTATTTGCTGCAGTCGGTCACGATGTTCGCCTGGTCCTTATTCATTTTGTCCCTGTTCTGGCAGGACAAGGTGCAGTATTATATCGCCCCTCGCATGGAAATCTGGGTGCAGTGGGGAACTGCTGCCCTCTATGTATTGGCTGCCTTCCAGCTTTATCGGTCGCTGATCCTATTCTTCTCGCCGGAGGACGGAGGCGGGCATGCCGGCTGCGGCTGCGATCATCACCCGGGCGGCTTCCGCCTCGGAAGGCAGGCGGGATGGTCCCTCGTGTTTGTGCTCCCGCTGGCGGCTGCCGTGTTGCTGCCGGTCTCCTCGCTCGGCAGTGCGATGGCGGAGAAGAAGGGCGTGCAATATTCTATCGCCCAGGAGCGGACGGGCGGCCAGGAGCAGAAGCGGATGCCGGGAACGGTGGAACGGTCCTCCGGGACGCAGGCGGACGGAACGCCTGCATCAGAGCTTCCGCTCGTGATGGTGGATTCGCCTGGCGCGACGCGGCAGGAAGCAGGAGAGCCGGGGGCTGCGGGACAAGCGGTGCAGCAGGAGGAAGAGATGCTGTGGGACGGACGATTTCCTTATGACCGGTACACGATGATCTATGCGAAGCATGCGGCCAAGCTTGTCCAAGAGAAGAAGATCGAGATTCCGGAGAAGCTGTTCATCGAGACGATTACGACGCTCGATCTGTATAAGGAACAGTTCCAAGGCAAGACGGTTACGCTGCGGGGCTTCGTGCACCGGGGCGAGGGGATGGGGCAGAACCGGTTCGCCGTCGTGCGCTTCGCCCTGGAATGCTGCGCGGCCGATGCGTTCCCGTACGGCATCATGACCGAAGTGCCCGCTGCGGGACGGTTCACCGACGACAGCTGGGTTGAAGTGACCGGGACGTTGTCGAAGCTGAAGCTGGACGAGGATACGGAAGTGATGAAGCTGGAAGCGGACAACGCGGGCATTCGGCTCATCGAGGCCCCGCAAGATCCTTATGTGTATATGAACCCAGATTTTTATTTTGATAAAAAATAA
- a CDS encoding permease, which produces MNVLFRYGTYAVTIVCAAVLYLLFTNQRLADVSVPVDPEFLRSVPTIGISLVIEALPFLMLGVAVSAILHEFVPEGFIPRWIPRHPLAGVVAASLIGVLLPLCECGMVPVVRRLIQKGMPVYVGVTYILASPIINPIVFASTSMAFRSQPEMAYYRMGLAFVITVIIGLVLYATVKRNPLKEAPGDHTGGCRHGDHEPHHAGHPHPAKASLRTKLQASVYHMGDEFLDMGKYLLMGAFITAFIQSGIGRDWLASAVPEGVGSHLFMMGFAYLISLCSTSDAFIAASFSSMLAAGPLLTFLVFGPMLDLKTSLMLAGVFRTRFVAGLSLLIAVTVLACSLLWQALFM; this is translated from the coding sequence ATGAACGTCCTGTTCCGTTATGGCACATACGCGGTGACTATTGTGTGCGCTGCCGTGCTGTATCTTTTGTTCACGAATCAGCGCCTGGCTGATGTATCTGTTCCGGTGGACCCGGAATTCCTGCGCAGTGTGCCCACGATCGGAATCAGTCTGGTCATCGAGGCGCTGCCCTTCCTTATGCTTGGCGTTGCGGTGTCGGCCATTTTACATGAATTTGTGCCGGAAGGGTTCATTCCGCGCTGGATACCGCGCCATCCGCTGGCCGGTGTCGTGGCGGCCTCTCTAATCGGCGTGCTCCTGCCCCTGTGCGAATGCGGGATGGTGCCTGTCGTCAGGCGGCTCATTCAGAAAGGAATGCCCGTCTACGTCGGGGTAACGTACATACTGGCTTCACCGATCATCAATCCGATCGTGTTCGCCTCGACGTCGATGGCTTTCCGCAGCCAGCCGGAAATGGCATATTACCGGATGGGGCTAGCGTTCGTCATCACGGTCATCATCGGTCTCGTGCTGTACGCGACCGTGAAGCGCAATCCTCTCAAGGAAGCGCCGGGAGACCATACGGGGGGCTGCCGGCACGGGGATCATGAACCGCATCATGCCGGACATCCGCATCCGGCGAAGGCCTCGCTGCGAACCAAGCTGCAAGCGAGCGTCTACCATATGGGGGACGAGTTCCTTGATATGGGCAAATATTTGTTAATGGGCGCGTTCATTACGGCATTTATCCAGAGCGGCATCGGGCGGGATTGGCTGGCGTCTGCCGTGCCCGAAGGAGTCGGCTCCCATCTGTTCATGATGGGCTTCGCGTATCTTATCTCGCTCTGCTCGACATCTGACGCATTCATCGCCGCTTCGTTCAGTTCCATGTTGGCGGCGGGGCCGCTGCTGACCTTTCTCGTCTTCGGACCGATGCTGGATCTGAAGACATCGCTCATGCTGGCCGGCGTATTCCGGACCCGGTTCGTCGCCGGACTCAGCCTCCTGATAGCGGTCACGGTGTTGGCCTGCTCGCTTCTATGGCAAGCTCTGTTCATGTAA
- a CDS encoding DMT family transporter: protein MAWISLLLAGICEMVGVTMINKFHVERTWQSVVYMMIAFGASFAFLAFAMETLPMGTAYAIWTGIGASGGAIVGMLVYGESKDWKRLVFIGMVLGAAIGLKLVS from the coding sequence ATGGCATGGATCTCGCTGCTGTTGGCAGGAATATGCGAAATGGTTGGGGTAACGATGATTAACAAATTCCATGTGGAAAGAACATGGCAATCCGTAGTGTACATGATGATCGCATTCGGAGCGAGCTTCGCCTTTTTGGCTTTTGCGATGGAGACCCTGCCGATGGGGACCGCCTATGCTATCTGGACCGGTATCGGCGCATCGGGCGGCGCAATTGTCGGGATGCTGGTCTACGGCGAATCGAAGGACTGGAAGCGGCTAGTCTTTATTGGCATGGTGCTGGGAGCCGCTATCGGATTGAAGCTTGTATCTTGA